One window of the Delphinus delphis chromosome 20, mDelDel1.2, whole genome shotgun sequence genome contains the following:
- the SLC7A6OS gene encoding probable RNA polymerase II nuclear localization protein SLC7A6OS, whose amino-acid sequence MEAGMTAVLRVKRKRSAEPAEALVLACKRLCSSAVESGAQKTPPEDLERAAENNVFQLVATVRSQEEPVQPLVRAALRPSQGSQQRIRRHLRASAREIRQNGRYRVVSSRRSSGIPSGGLGSEDAPGSPEAAEDAGFQLLDLVHEEGDPEAAAISCKTSDPDVILCNSVELIRERLTLSEDGPRVGYQEEQKDNYVYDIYYLDMATPGWIENILSVQPYSQEWELVNDDQQPEDIYEDEDDENSENNWRNEYPEEENSNGDEDSRVSDDYNSLSEEEGDNRGPQMWSKYPLDVQKEFGYDSPHDLDSD is encoded by the exons ATGGAGGCCGGCATGACAGCGGTCCTCCGCGTGAAGCGGAAACGCAGTGCGGAACCCGCTGAGGCACTTGTCCTTGCCTGTAAACGCCTCTGCTCCAGCGCAGTTGAGTCGGGAGCCCAAAAGACGCCTCCGGAGGATCTGGAGAGAGCAGCAGAAAATAATGTCTTCCAGTTGGTGGCCACCGTGCGCTCCCAG GAGGAGCCAGTACAGCCGCTTGTGCGAGCCGCCCTGCGCCCGTCCCAGGGCAGCCAGCAGCGTATCCGCCGTCATCTCCGTGCGTCGGCTCGGGAGATCCGGCAGAACGGCCGCTACAGGGTAGTCTCTAGCCGCCGATCCTCGGGAATTCCTTCGGGCGGCTTGGGGTCCGAGGACGCGCCGGGAAGCCCAGAAGCCGCCGAGGACGCAGGCTTCCAGCTGTTGGACCTGGTCCACGAGGAAGGAGACCCAGAGGCCGCCGCGATCTCCTGCAAA ACATCTGACCCAGATGTGATCCTCTGCAATTCTGTAGAGTTGATCCGTGAGCGGTTGACTTTATCTGAAGATGGACCAAGAGTTGGGTACCAGGAGGAACAGAAGGACAACTATGTGTATGACATTTACTATTTGGACATGGCCACTCCAGGATGGATTGAGAACATCCTCTCTGTGCAGCCCTATAGCCAAGAGTGGGAGTTG GTGAATGATGACCAACAACCAGAGGACATTTatgaagatgaagatgatgaGAACAGTGAGAATAATTGGCGCAATGAGTACCCAGAGGAGGAGAACAGTAACGGAGATGAAGATTCCAGAG TCTCTGATGATTACAACAGCCTCAGTGAAGAAGAAGGAGACAACAGAGGACCACAGATGTGGAGCAAATACCCTTTGGATGTGCAGAAGGAATTTGGCTATGACAGCCCCCATGACCTGGATTCAGACTAA